In Kwoniella pini CBS 10737 chromosome 4, complete sequence, one DNA window encodes the following:
- a CDS encoding 60S ribosomal protein uL15, which yields MPTRFSNTRKHRGHVSAGHGRVGKHRKHPGGRGLAGGQHHHRTNFDKYHPGYFGKVGMRHYHLLKNHYHKPTINLDKLISLPEAKVDAPSGTVPVIDLVHLGKFKLLGKGRVNQPFIVKTRFVSKLAEEKIKEAGGVVKLVA from the exons ATGCCTACCCGATTCTCCAACACCCGAAAGCACAGAGGTCACGTTTCTGCCGGTCACGGTCGTGTCGGAAAACACAGAAAGCATCCCGGTGGTAGAGGTCTTGCTGGTGGTCAACACCACCACAGAACTAACTTCGATAAG TACCATCCAGGTTACTTCGGTAAAGTTGGTATGAGACACTACCATCTCTTGAAAAACCACTACCACAAACCCACCATCAACCTCGACAAA CTCATCTCCCTCCCAGAAGCTAAGGTCGATGCTCCTTCGGGCACCGTCCCAGTTATTGACCTTGTCCACCTTGGAAAATTCAAGCTC CTCGGTAAAGGTCGAGTCAACCAACCATTCATTGTCAAGACCCGATTCGTCTCAAAGTTGGCTGAAGAGAAGATTAAGGAAGCTGGTGGTGTCGTCAAGCTCGTCGCATAA